One segment of Ipomoea triloba cultivar NCNSP0323 chromosome 12, ASM357664v1 DNA contains the following:
- the LOC116000462 gene encoding subtilisin-like protease SBT2.4 — MASKETTTAELYFVFMNRDPEYERLRSNSTKKGSHELDLYLSKKHDEFLATTLEPGTYNKTLSLAIVDAFAVQITDHQANVLRSAKEVRVVEKNQELA; from the exons ATGGCAAGTAAAGAGACGACGACGGCCGAGCTTTACTTCGTGTTCATGAATCGCGACCCCGAATACGAGCGCCTTCGATCCAACAG TACAAAAAAGGGAAGCCATGAACTAGATCTGTACTTAAGCAAGAAACACGATGAGTTCTTAGCCACTACTTTGGAGCCTGGCACCTATAACAAGACACTCTCGCTCGCTATTGTTGATGCATTTGCTGTTCAAATTACTGACCATcag GCGAATGTGCTTAGATCAGCCAAGGAAGTGAGGGTTGTGGAGAAGAATCAAGAGCTTGCATAA